The Clostridiisalibacter paucivorans DSM 22131 region GGTGGGGCTATTTCAGCAATAATAGTATACCTTGGAGCAGATGCTATAGTTAGGATAGGAGGGAATAGTAATGCATACTATTCTATGGTTGCATTAATACCTGCATTGTTCTTTGTTCCAATAATGTCATCTTTTAGAGGGTATTTTCAAGGCAGACAAAATATGACCCCTACTGCTGTAAGTCAGGTAGTAGAGCAATTTATAAGGGTTATAATCGGACTATGGTTGGCGTACATTCTTGTGGACAGTGGCATAGATATAGCTTCAGGAGGGGCATCATTTGGCTCGTCAGCAGGTGCTATAGTAGGTACTATGTCTATAGTATTTATATATATGATCAATAGAAAGAAAATAAAAAAAGAGTTCAAACAAGATACTATAAAGCATATAGAATCTAAAAAGACTATAATGAAAAGAATAATGAATATAGCTATACCACTATCCATAGGGGCTATAGTAGTACCATCAATGACATTTATTGATATAGCTATAATAACTAAGAGGATTCAATTGATAGGTTATACAGAGCAACAGGCAACTGGATTTGTAGGGCAAATTGGCATGGCCAATACTATTATAAATGTTGCGATGATATTTTCTGTATCTTTAGCAATGAGTTTAGTGCCTATAGTATCTGAATATAATGCCAAGAATAATTATAACAATATAAAAAGAATAACTAAGTCTGGTATAAGGATGGCTCTTTTAATAGGACTACCAGCTGCATTGGGTATTTCTATACTTTCCACAGATATTATAAAACTTTTATATTATAGTAGATCTATTGAAGTAAAGGAAAGTGCAGGTGGCATACTTGAAATTTTAGCATTTACTGTATTATTTTTGACATTGGTACAATCATTAACGGCTATTTTACAAGGATTAGGCAAAGTATTAATTCCAATAAAGAATCTGGCAATAGGGGCTATTATAAAAATAGTTCTGACATATATACTGATAGTGATGCCAGGAATAGGAATAAAGGGAGCGGCTATAAGTACCGTTTCAGCATATCTAGTGGCAGCTATATTAGATTTTATTGCAGTAAAGAAGTATACAGCTACCGAATTTGAAATTAAAAATATATTTGTTAAGCCATTAGTATCAGTTTCAATTATGTCAGTCACAGTATGGGTATTTCATAAATATATATTTACCTTCATTGACCCTAGAGTAAATACTTTGCTATCTGTCTGTGTGGGAGTATTGACATATGGAATAGCTTTGATTATTACAGGTTCTATAACTGCAACAGACTTCAGTTTATTACCTGGTGGCAATAAAATAGCTGCTAATTTGAAAAAAGTGGGCATACTAAGGTAAAATCAGTTCATAGTTTATAGTTCTCAGTTTATAGTTCTCAGTTCTTAGTTCTTAGTTGTTAGGAAAGAAGGGGGACGCTAGCGTCCCCCTAAGAGCCAAGAACTAAGAACTAAGAGCCAAGAACTAAGAACTAAGAGCCAAGAACTAAGAACTAAGAGCCAAGAACTAAGAACTAAGAGCCAAGAACTAAGAACTAAGAGCCAAGAACTAAGAACTAAGAGCCAAGAACTAAGAACTAAGAGCCAAGAACTAAGAGCCAAGAACTAAGAACTAAGAGCCAAGAACTAAGAGCCAAGAACTAAGAGCCAAGAGCCAAGAGCCAAGAACTAAGACCCAAGAGCTAATAAAAAGAGGTGAATGGATATATGGGTAAAATTATAATTATAGGTATGGGACCGGGAGATAAGGATTATTTAACCTTAGAAGCATTTGAAAAGATTAAAAATGGCAATAATATATACTTAAGAACGGCATGGCATGGAGTAGCTGAATATTTAACATCTCAACAGATAAATTTTTATAATTATGATTATGTATATGAAGAAAAAGATAGCTTTGACGATGTTAATAAGTTCATATGTGATGATTTGGTACAAAAGTCTCAAAAATACGGAGAAATAAATTATTGTGTACCTGGAAATCCCTTTGATGGTGATGATACTGTGAATATGCTTATCGATATGGAGGCTGATAAATTAGTAGAATTAGAGATAATAGAGGGATTAAGTACGGTAGATTTAGTAATGAATATTGTAAAAAGAGATCTAATGGATGGGACTAAAATATTAAACGGATTGAACATTAATAGCCGTGATATGGATATAAACCTTGATATTATCGTATTCCAAATATATAATAGAATCATAGCATCAGAATTTAAGGTTATGATTACAGATGTATATGGAGATAATTATAATGTATATGTAATTGAGAATACTGGAATTAAAAATGCACACAAAGTGCATTATATACCTATATATCAACTTGATAGAGTATGTTCATTTGATTATAATACTGTGATTTTTATTCCTAAGATGGAAAAAGAAAATAGAAAAGTTTATAATATGTATAATTTAATTAATATTATGGAAATATTAAGAAGTAAAGATGGCTGCCCATGGGATATGAAGCAGACCCATGACTCTTTGAGGCAATATGTGTTGGAAGAAGCCTATGAAGTTGTGGATGCTATAGATATTGGGGATATAGATTCAATAGTTGAAGAGCTGGGAGATCTATTGTTACAGGTAGTGTTCCATAGTCAAATAGCCAGTGAAGAAGGTGATTTCAATATAAAAGATGTCACTACTGGCATATGTAAAAAACTCATATATAGGCATCCCCATGTTTTTGGAGAAAAGAAAGCCAAGGGTATAGAAGATGCCAATAGTAATTGGAATGATATGAAGGCTGTAGAGAAGGCTATAAAGACCCATACCGACAGAATGAAGGACATACCAGCAGGATTATCTTCATTGATGAAATCCTATAAAGTTCAAAAAAGGGCAGCAGATGTAGGATTTGATTGGGATGAGATTGCTGATGCATATGATAAGATTAATGAAGAATTACAAGAAGTTAGAGAGGAAGAAAGGGGTGGTGATGAACAAAAGATAGAAGAGGAGATTGGAGATCTATTATTTGCGGTAGTTAATGTAAGTAGGTTTTTGCATGTAAATCCTGAGACAGCATTAAATAAGACTGTGAAAAAATTCATAGAAAGATTTGAGTTTATAGAAAACACAGCATTAAAAGAAAACAAGGATTTAAATGAGATGTCTTTACAGGAAATGGATAAACTATGGAATATGGCAAAGATACATAAAAAATAGGTAAAAATTATCCTTGAAAAGAAGGATTTTAGCAAAAAACCTAGAATATGCTATACGTACTAATTTTAATAATGAAAAATAGGGAGGTATTTATTGTGAACAAAGCTGAATTAATTACAAGTATAAGCGAAAAAAGTGGATTGACTAAAAAAGATGCCGAAAGTGCATTAAATGCATTTATGAAGAGTGTAGAATCTGCTTTAGTTGACGGAAACAAGGTTCAATTAGTAGGTTTTGGAACTTTTGAAGTGAGAGAAAGAAAAGCTAGAGAGGGAAGAAATCCAAGAAATCCAGAGGAAAAGATTATGATACCAGCATCAAAAGCACCAGTATTTAAGGCAGGAAAGACTTTAAAGGAAGCTGTTAATAAATAGAAATGAATATAAAAAATCAGGTCTAAGCCTGATTTTTTTATTAGATTTGTAAGAGGAGATTTTCATGAGAGTAGATAAGTTTTTGAAAAATGCTAGAATAATAAAACGAAGAACTATAGCTAAAGAGGCCTGTGAACAAGGAAGAGTACTTGTAAATGGAAAAGAATCAAAACCTGGAGTAGAGGTAGATATCGGAGATATAGTACAAATAAATTTTGGAAATAATAAAATGAAAATAGAAATAATAGATATATCTGAACATGTGCCTAAAGACAAAGCTCAGGACATGTATAAAATATTAAATTCATAGATAGAGAGATAATAGAGACGCCCATTTGGGCGTCTTAGTTTTTATAAATAGGTAATTAGTTACTAACTAGTTTAATAAAGAGTTTTAAATGTTAAATAGGTGTATTTTTGCATAAAAATATAAAATAAATCATATCTATATAGTAATAATAATTGGGGTAGGGGGAGAGTAGCTTGGATAATAATTCAAATATTGGCAAGCAACAGAACTTGATATTAGAAAACAGAAAAAGTTTATCCATATCAGGGATTGAGCACGTAAATAGTTTTGATGAAAATACTATAGTTCTCAGTACTGTGCAAGGACTACTAACTATAACAGGTAAAGAGTTAAATATAAATAAAGTCAATCTAGAAGATGGTAATGTGAAAATAGAGGGTCATGTAGAGGGCTTAGTATATTCTAATAAAGAATTTACTAAGGAAAAGGGAAAGGGATTTTTGAAAAAAATGTTTAAATAGGGATGGTTTATATGGAAGGATTTGTTGCAAATCAAGCTCAAATATTTTTCAATACGTTTTTAGGAGGTGTGTTTATAGGGATAATCTATGATATATATGTGACCTTTAGACACTTTTATAAACCTAAAAAAATAGCATCTTGCTTTGGAGATTTATTATTTTGGTTCTTTACAGTTATAGTAATAGGCACTATACTTTTTTATAGTAATTGGGGAGAAATCAGAGGATATACATTATTGGGATTTTTGATAGGTGTATTATTTTATTTTAAATTTATAAGTAAGTTTATAAGAAAGATTTTAATGATAGTTGGAGATAAAGTATGTAAATTCATTGTTAGAGTTGCATATATAGTTTGCTATCCTTTTAATAAAATTGGAAAAATATTAAGATTTATATATAATCCACTTTCATCTAAAACAAATAAGATATATAATAAAATAAAGTATTTATTTAGATTACCCAAGGTAGTTTGTTCTGATATTAGAAAATACTATAAGATGATTATCATGAAAAAATCGTGAAGAAGGGTGATTTTATTATGTCTAATGACAAAGGAAAAACGAGACTAAAGATAAGACATCTATTAATCCTCTTTTTTGTTATTTATCTTTTATCTACATTTATAAAACAGCATAGAATGATAACAACATTAGAAGCAGAAAAAGTGCAAAGAGAAGAACAAGTCATGGAGTTGCAACAGGAAATAGAGGAAATAAAAGAAAATGTTGAAAATTCTGATTCACTTGAGTATATAGAGAAAATTGCAAGGGAAGAACTTAAAATGGTGAAACCTGAAGAAATAATATTTATAGATAAAAATAAATATAAGGAAAAAGAGACTGAATAACTGGAAATAGCTTATATTGACATATTTTTAATTATAATATATACTTATTAAAGAAAGATGAGTATGCTACTTGTTATATTGTTTTATAACACATAGAGAATATTTTTATAAAAAATGATTTTCCTAATGTGTTTTAATAAAATTTATACTATTTTAATAAAATATATCGAAGAGCAGAGGTTTTGTTCTAAAGAGAATACTTAGAAGGAGGAATACTTTATTTATGCCAGCTAAAGTAGGTACAGTGGTTGAAGGCACTGTGACAGGGATAACAAACTTTGGTGCTTTTGTTCAATTGCCAAGCGGAAAAGCTGGGCTAGTCCACATTTCTGAAATATCCCATGATTATGTAAACAATATTAATGATTATCTGAAAAAGAATCAGAAGGTCAAAGTTAAGATTTTGTCTATAGATGGAGAAGGGAAGATAAGTCTATCTATAAGACAAGCTCAACCTAAGAAGAGTAGTTCTAAACCTGAAGAGATTGATTGGACTTCTAAAAGCGATGTAAAGATGAAGTCTATGTCTTTTGAAGATAAGATGTCTAAGTTTTTAAAAGACAGTACTGAAAGGCAAGAACAATTAAAAAGCAGGGAATCGAAAAGAGGTCAGTCTAGAGGCCGTTAATATATTGATATGTTTAAAGCGGCAATTTAAACCGGAGTTATCCGGTTTTTCTTTTTGTCTAAAAAAATACTTAATTAGGGAAAATAAAAAATAATATTAGTTATTGTCAAAAAGTTTTTTTGTATGGACAACCTGTATTGACAAATATCTTAGCAAACATTTGATACAATGACATCAATTAAAATAAGGATGGTGGTATCAAATGATAAATAAGGTTGAATGGATGACAGTTAAGAATGTGAAGGAGACATCTGGACAACCCTCCACGTTATCAAGATTAAAGGGAGTAGATCTTTCATATTTTTTTATTAGTATAATGACTTTTTTAGTTTCAAGAGCAGTAATAATGGATAATATAACACCTTTTGGAATAACTTTTTTAGCGGTATTAATGAAGATGAGGAAAGAAAAGATTCTAATACCTTTTCTAATATCGGGGTTTTCATTATTTACAGTGCATGGTGTTGACTCATATAAGTATTTGATTCCATTAGGTATAATTTTTTTATGCCAAAATAATTTAAAGAAAAAGGGTAATATAGCTACAGCGGCCATATTGGCAACTATTTTATTTATAACAAAGGCATCTTATATAATTTTTTCAAAGGTATATGTATATGATTTAGTAATAGCTTTTTTCGAATCAATTATAATATTTTCTTTAACATATGTATTTCTCTATAATTTACCATCAGTACAGAAAAGCTATGACAGAAAACTATCCACAGAAGAAATGATATCTTGTTCAATAATACTATCCCTTGCTCTCTTAGGGATTGGAAGTAGTACATTTATGGGAGTAAGTATAAAATATATTTTCTCAATACTGACAATATTGTTAGTCTCTTATAATATAGGCATGTCATATGGAACAGTTATAGGGGTAAGTATAGGAATGGTACTCTCATTATCAACTATGAATACGCCCTATATAATTGCTATATTTAGTATATCTAGTTTGTTGACTGGATTGTTCAAAGATTTAGGAAAATTTTTAGGGGGAGTAGGATTTTTCATAGGAAATAGTTTAATATCTTATTATGCAAATGGTCTTAGTGAACCTATTATAGGATATAAAGAAATAGGATTGGCATTAATACTTTTTATTGTATTAAATAAAAAGTTTAGTGAAAGCTTAGACAAATTGTGGTCAACACATAAAGAAGTTGTCAATTGTCCATCTGAGAGTTATGATAATTACGATATTAGAAATAGAACATGTGATAGACTTAAAGATATTTCTACTGTTTTTGAAGAATTGGCAGCTACATTTATGCAGGTTGTAAGACAAGAAAGGCCTAGTAATCAGAAAGATATATCTAAATTTGCTGAAGCTATGATTGATGGTATATGTAAAGAATGCCCAATGTATAGATTCTGTTGGGAAAATGATTTCTACAACACATATAATTCTATGTTTGAATTGATCAATACAATTGAGGTAAAGGGTAAATTGACGGAAGATTTAATGCCAAATAATTTAAAAAAGAGATGCATAAAGTCTAAAGATATTTTGAATAAGGCCGATTATTTATTTGAAATATATAAAAGTAATCACAAATGTAAAAAAATAATTGCTGAAAACAGACAGCTTATAGCTCAACAGCTAGAGGGTGTTTCGCAGATAATTTCTACATTAAGTGAAGATATATCAAAAGATGTTAAAATAAAGAGGAATGTTGAAGAGGATATATGGACTAATTTGATTAATCAAAATATAGAAGTAAAGAAGGTATTGGTAACAGAATATGAAGACGGGGAATTTGAAATATATTTAGAAATCGCCAATAATGATATGTCCACATTGATTGAGAAAAAGGTGATTTCTACAGTTTCCAAGGTAGTGGGAATGGAGCTCAAAAGGGATGATTTTTTCGATGATGGAAGCATCAGAAATAGAGTTAAATTTAAATTAATAAAGACTAATAAATTTGAGGCAATAACTAAAGTTGCCAAATATGAGAGCTCTATGGATGCCATATCGGGAGATAGTTTTACATTTGGAGAGAAGGATAATAAGTATTATGTAGCATTGAGTGATGGAATGGGTATAGGGAAAAGGGCAAATAGAGAAAGTGAAGTTACTATATCTATATTGGAGAAGCTTTTACAGGCAGGGTATGATAAAGAATTAGCCTTAAAGACTATCAATTCCATACTTGTGTTAAAATCAGAGGATGAGATGTCTAGTACAATAGATGTTTCTCATATAGATCTATATACAGGAAGAACTCAATTTATAAAAGCAGGATCTGCCCCCACATTTATAAAAAGAGATGATACTGTGGAGGTTATAAATAGTAATAGTCTTCCAGCAGGTATACTAAAGGAAGTAGATTTCAATGTATACGAAAAGGATTTAAAAAATGGAGATTTAATAATAATGGTGTCTGATGGTGTGCTAGATGCCAATAAAGATATTGACGACAAAGAAAAATGGCTGTGTGAAAGTATAAATAATATGGGTACTGTGAATCCACAGAAATTAGCAAATTATATCTTGGATTTGGCATTGGATGTTGCTACAGATGAGGATATTGATGATATGACTGTATTAGTAACTAAAGTTTGGAAAGGGCTATAGTATATTGGTATTAATGGAAAAGGAGTTTAAAATTTAGGAGACGATATCGTCTCCTAAATTTTTTATAGAAAGAGATACGTTAGAATTTTGATAAATAATTACTATTCACTGTTAAAGATTATTAACTAAATAGAGTTGACAAATTAATTCTAAAATATAATATATAGTATGTAATATGTAAAAGTAGAAATAAAGTTTTTTTAATTACAATATTTTAGGGTATAAGAGTATATGAATAAAATTAAAGAAAATAATAAAAAAAGGAACAATTTTGGAAACTGAATATTGGGATGTGGTTATATGAAAAAAAAGATGATGGAAACTATACAGAGACATGATATGATACAAAAGGGAGATAATATTTTAATAGGGGTATCTGGTGGGCCCGATTCAATGGCCCTTTTTTCTCTTTTAAGGGAGATTTCAATAGAAATGTCTTTAACATTATTGGTAGCCCATGTAAATCATGGAGTTAGAGGTGAAGCTGCTGATAAGGATGAAGAATATGTAAAAGATATATGTAAAAAATGGGGAATACCTTTTTACTCTAAGAGGGTGAATATGGATGAGTATGCCAAGATTCATGGGCTTACATCAGAGGAAGCAGGAAGGGCTTTAAGGTATGGTTTTTTTAATGAAATATTGAAGAAAAAAGAAGGGGGGAAAATAGCTGTTGCTCATAATAAAGGGGATCAAGCTGAGACTGTATTAATGAGGTTTATTAGAGGGACAGGAGTAGATGGACTTAAAGGAATAGAATATAAAAATGGAAATATAATAAGGCCTCTTTTGGATATTAGTAGAGAAGAAATAGAGAGGTATTGTGAAACAGAAAACCTTAGTCCCCGCATAGATAAGACTAATTTAGAACCTATATATGGTCGGAATAAAATAAGATTAGAAATGATTCCCTATATACAGGATAATTTTAATGAGGGCATTATAGATACATTGTGTAGGATGGCTAATTTAATGGAAGTGGATGGTGAATATTTAAATGAATGTGCTAAAAGGTCATATAAAGAGGTCTTAGAACAGAAAACAAGATATGAAATAAGATTAAATATCTATAAGTTTTTAAGCCTACATAATGCTATCAAAGGTAGAGTAATAAGGCATGCATTGGAATGTTTGCTGGGTCATCTTACAGGAATAGAAGAAAGACATATTAGAAGTATTATAGAGTTAGTATCCACTAAAAAAGTGGGTAAGACTATAGATATGCCCTATGGGCTTAAAGTGTACATAAGTTATGAAGATTTTTTAATAAAGAAAAAGGATTTTTATATCACTAAAGACTATAAAGTTAAATTAGATATGGACAAAGAAAACCTATTACATCCTATAGACGCTAAAATCACATGTAAGGTGTTTGATATTAATGAAATACATACTAAATCTAAACACAGGTTTATAAAATATTTTGATTATGATAAAATAAAAGACGGATTATATATAAGGAATAGAAGAAGTGGTGATAGAATTAAGCCTTTAGGAATGAATGGTACAAAAAAACTCAAGGATTTTTTTATAGACCAGAAGATTCCCAAATATCTGAGGGACAGTATACCCATTATTACAGATGGTGATGGCATAGTATGGATTGTAGGATATAGAATAGGAGATCCTTATAAAATCGATGAAAACACTAAAAAAATATTGATGGTAAAATACGAAGGGGAGGATTTAAATGAGAGAAGATCTTGAAAGTATTCTAATAAGTACTGAAGAAATTCAAAAAAAAGTAAAGAAATTGGGAGAAAAAATAACTGAGGACTATAGGGATAAAGATTTAATGTTGATATGTGTACTGAAAGGCGCTGTAATGTTTATGACTGATTTGGCACAATCAATAGATTTACCTTTAGATATGGATTTTATGGCTGTTTCCAGCTATGGAAATGCGTCTAAGTCTAGTGGTGTTGTAAGGATAATAAAGGATTTAGAGACAAGCATAGAAGGAAAGGATATCTTGATTGTAGAAGATATAATAGACAGTGGTCTTACATTGAACTATTTAGTAGATATATTAAAATCTAGAGGACCTAATTCAGTTAAAATATGTACACTCCTTGATAAACCTGAAGGAAGGCAAGCGCCAGTGGAAGTGGATTATATGGGATTTGATGTGCCAAATGAATTTGTAGTTGGATATGGATTAGACTTTGCAGAAAAATATAGAAATTTACCGTATATAGCAGTGCTTAAAGAAGAGATTTATAAGTAAAAGGTACTTATATACATAATTTAAATCCATCAATTATGCAATTTTTCATATAAATTGTATTTTATAATTGAATATGTTAGAATGAAATGATACTATGATTTTATTTCGAGAGAGGAGGACTGTAGTTGAGGAAATTTTTCAGGGGTATAAGTTTTTATTTACTTATATTCATTATAATAATAGTTATAGTACAGCTTGTAGCCCAACCTATGGATCAAACTGTGAAGATACCATATACGCAATTAGAAAAAGAAATAGAAAGTGGAAATATTAAGAGGATAAAATTAGTTGAAAATTCTGTGACTGGACAGTTGGCTGATGGTAAGCCTTTTGTATCCCATGTGCCTAATATTCAAAAAGAATATTATGATGAATTAGTTAAAGAAAGTGGTATAGAAGTTGTAGCAGAACCGGAGCCAGGTACTCCTTGGTTTTTACAAGCGTTACCAACTATTTTTATGGTTCTGATTTTTATAGTATTTTGGTTTGTGTTTATGCAGCAGTCTCAAGGTGGCGGAGGACGGGTAATGTCCTTTGGTAAAAGCAAGGCTAAAATGCATAAAGAAAATGAAGGTAAAAAGGTTACTTTTGATGATGTGGCAGGACTAGATGAGGAAAAAGAGGAACTGAAGGAAATAGTAGATTTCCTAAAGAATCCTAAGAAGTTTATTGAATTGGGAGCGCGGATTCCTAAAGGTGTTTTGATGGTAGGTCCTCCAGGAACAGGAAAAACTTATTTATCTAGGGCTGTATCAGGAGAAGCAGGAGTACCATTTTTTAGTATAAGTGGTTCTGACTTTGTTGAAATGTTCGTAGGTGTAGGTGCTTCTAGAGTTAGAGATTTATTTGAACAAGCAAAAAAGAATTCTCCTTGTATTGTATTTATTGATGAAATAGATGCAGTGGGTAGAAGGAGAGGTGCTGGTCTTGGTGGAGGACATGATGAAAGGGAACAAACATTGAATCAGCTTTTAGTTGAAATGGATGGTTTTGGAGAAAATGAAGGTATCATAATAATAGCTGCAACAAATAGACCAGATATATTGGACCCAGCACTATTAAGACCAGGAAGATTTGATAGACAGGTGAGTGTAGGTGCACCTGATATAAAGGGAAGAGAAGAGATACTAAAGATTCATACGAGGAACAAACCTCTTGATGAAGGAGTAGACTTAAAGATAATAGCTAGAAGAACTCCAGGATTTACTCCTGCGGATATAGAGAACCTTGTTAATGAAGCTGCTCTTCTATCTGCTAGGGAGAATTTGAAAAAGGTACCTATGCATTTACTTGAAGAGGCCATAACTAAGGTTATAGCAGGACCTGAAAAGAAAAGTAGAATAATAAGTGAAAGTGAGAAAAAGCTTACTGCTTACCATGAAGCAGGTCATGCGGTAGTTGCTAGGCTTCTGCCCAATACCGACCCTGTTCATTTGATAACTATAATACCCCGTGGTAGAGCTGGTGGTTTTACAATGATACTACCTACTGAAGATAAATATTATATGAGAAAGGTAGAAATGGAAGAGAGTTTAGTCCATCTATTAGGAGGAAGAGTTGCAGAAAAACTTGTATTAGACGATATAAGTACAGGTGCATCCAACGATATAGAGAGAGCAACTAAAATTGCTAGGAATATGGTAACTCATTATGGTATGAGTGAAGAATTAGGGCCAATGACATATGGTGATGACAATAATGAAGTATTCCTTGGTAGAGATATAGGAAGAAGCAAAAATTACAGTGAAGAAGTGGCAGCAAAGATAGACAATGAAATGAGAAAAATTATAGATATGGCATATAATAAGGCAGAGAAGTTGTTAAGTGAAAATATGGAGAAGCTTCATAAAGTAGCCCAGGCATTATTGGAAAAAGAAACATTAAATGCCCAGGAATTTGAAGAAATATTTAGTGAAGCGTAATAAAGATGCCTAAAAGAGCCATTTGAGGCTCATGGCAAAGGTGTAGAAAAGTTAGTAGGTAATAGTTAGTAGTTAGTAGTTGATGGTGGAAATCTTATGGATTTTATCATTAGACTACTAACCACTAACTACGAACTACTAACTTTTTTATGTTTAAAATTAGCTATGAAAGAAGATTCAGAAAAAACAAAAAACAAGCAGGATTTTTAAAAAAGAACATCGAATATAAAGTAAACATCATAATAGGAACAGAATGTTTATTATATGAACAAAAAGGGGGTGTTTATATGTCTTAAAATATAGCATATATTTATAATACTACAATGGTATTGAAGAGATTACCTTAAAGGTTTTATAAATTGACAACTATAGATATTGGCAAGTAAGTAAATAATAATACAGATATGGAAGAAATCAAATCCAAATATTATGAGGAGGTTTTATATGTCTAGTAATATGAAAACTGAGAAGAGGTTTAAGGTACCCCATACGTATGTTATTCTTTTTTCTGTAATATTGATAATGTCAATATTGACATATGTAATACCAGCAGGAGAGTTTGAAAGAGTTGAAGATCCTAGTACAAATAGGACTGTGGTAGACCCAGAATCTTTTCATAATGTAGAACAAAATCCAACAAGAATATTTGACTTATTTCAATCTATACCAAAGGGAATGAAAAGTGCATCTACAATAATATTTTTTATATTTATTGTTGGCGGTTCATTTCAGATAATAACAGGTACTGGAGCTATAGAAGCTACTATAGCTAAAATAGCATTGAGTTTAAAAGGAAAAGAAAAAATGATGATTCCCATATTTGTATTGATGTTTTCTATAGCAGGTGGAACTATAGGTATGGCGGAAGAGGCCATAGTATTTGTACCCATAGGCATTGCACTAGCGAGGGCGTTGGGATTTGATTCAATAACTGGTACTGCTATGATTACTTTAGGTGCTGCATGT contains the following coding sequences:
- a CDS encoding RNA-binding S4 domain-containing protein, producing MRVDKFLKNARIIKRRTIAKEACEQGRVLVNGKESKPGVEVDIGDIVQINFGNNKMKIEIIDISEHVPKDKAQDMYKILNS
- the yabP gene encoding sporulation protein YabP; this encodes MDNNSNIGKQQNLILENRKSLSISGIEHVNSFDENTIVLSTVQGLLTITGKELNINKVNLEDGNVKIEGHVEGLVYSNKEFTKEKGKGFLKKMFK
- the yabQ gene encoding spore cortex biosynthesis protein YabQ, which encodes MEGFVANQAQIFFNTFLGGVFIGIIYDIYVTFRHFYKPKKIASCFGDLLFWFFTVIVIGTILFYSNWGEIRGYTLLGFLIGVLFYFKFISKFIRKILMIVGDKVCKFIVRVAYIVCYPFNKIGKILRFIYNPLSSKTNKIYNKIKYLFRLPKVVCSDIRKYYKMIIMKKS
- the mazG gene encoding nucleoside triphosphate pyrophosphohydrolase — translated: MGKIIIIGMGPGDKDYLTLEAFEKIKNGNNIYLRTAWHGVAEYLTSQQINFYNYDYVYEEKDSFDDVNKFICDDLVQKSQKYGEINYCVPGNPFDGDDTVNMLIDMEADKLVELEIIEGLSTVDLVMNIVKRDLMDGTKILNGLNINSRDMDINLDIIVFQIYNRIIASEFKVMITDVYGDNYNVYVIENTGIKNAHKVHYIPIYQLDRVCSFDYNTVIFIPKMEKENRKVYNMYNLINIMEILRSKDGCPWDMKQTHDSLRQYVLEEAYEVVDAIDIGDIDSIVEELGDLLLQVVFHSQIASEEGDFNIKDVTTGICKKLIYRHPHVFGEKKAKGIEDANSNWNDMKAVEKAIKTHTDRMKDIPAGLSSLMKSYKVQKRAADVGFDWDEIADAYDKINEELQEVREEERGGDEQKIEEEIGDLLFAVVNVSRFLHVNPETALNKTVKKFIERFEFIENTALKENKDLNEMSLQEMDKLWNMAKIHKK
- a CDS encoding putative polysaccharide biosynthesis protein — encoded protein: MSRKNFIKGAAILGIAGLLAKILGFFYRIPIVNILGDVGNGYLMQSFQVYNILLALSTSGLNVAIAKLVSEKRAMGSNRGAHRVFEVSLMMLAAGGAISAIIVYLGADAIVRIGGNSNAYYSMVALIPALFFVPIMSSFRGYFQGRQNMTPTAVSQVVEQFIRVIIGLWLAYILVDSGIDIASGGASFGSSAGAIVGTMSIVFIYMINRKKIKKEFKQDTIKHIESKKTIMKRIMNIAIPLSIGAIVVPSMTFIDIAIITKRIQLIGYTEQQATGFVGQIGMANTIINVAMIFSVSLAMSLVPIVSEYNAKNNYNNIKRITKSGIRMALLIGLPAALGISILSTDIIKLLYYSRSIEVKESAGGILEILAFTVLFLTLVQSLTAILQGLGKVLIPIKNLAIGAIIKIVLTYILIVMPGIGIKGAAISTVSAYLVAAILDFIAVKKYTATEFEIKNIFVKPLVSVSIMSVTVWVFHKYIFTFIDPRVNTLLSVCVGVLTYGIALIITGSITATDFSLLPGGNKIAANLKKVGILR
- a CDS encoding FtsB family cell division protein, with the translated sequence MSNDKGKTRLKIRHLLILFFVIYLLSTFIKQHRMITTLEAEKVQREEQVMELQQEIEEIKENVENSDSLEYIEKIAREELKMVKPEEIIFIDKNKYKEKETE
- a CDS encoding HU family DNA-binding protein, whose translation is MNKAELITSISEKSGLTKKDAESALNAFMKSVESALVDGNKVQLVGFGTFEVRERKAREGRNPRNPEEKIMIPASKAPVFKAGKTLKEAVNK
- a CDS encoding S1 RNA-binding domain-containing protein, encoding MPAKVGTVVEGTVTGITNFGAFVQLPSGKAGLVHISEISHDYVNNINDYLKKNQKVKVKILSIDGEGKISLSIRQAQPKKSSSKPEEIDWTSKSDVKMKSMSFEDKMSKFLKDSTERQEQLKSRESKRGQSRGR